The genomic DNA ATGAGATACCGCCGTCGGACGGTCGCAACCTGCGAGATCCGCACGACGAAGGTCGCCGGGCGGTCTTCGCCGAACACGCCCACGGCCAGGGCGAGATGGTGCGGACCGCGGACTTCAAACTGATCTTAAGCCGCGACAACCCGATGGTGCCGGACCCAGTGATGCTCTACGACCTGCGCCAGGACCCGGGCGAGACGGAAAACCTTGCCGGCACCGGCCACCCGCAGGAAGAGCCCCTGCGCGAACTGCTCGAACGCTGGCATGGCGCCCGGCGCCCGGCGCCGAAGGCGGCGCCGGCGGAAATGTCGGAAGAGGATCTGGAGCGGCTTCGAGCTCTCGGATATCTCTGACCTACTCCTCGGCCTTCGCCCTGTTCCGCCGGAAGATCGCCGCGGCGGCCACTCCCAACAGGTACAGCCCGATGGTCGGCAGGGCGAACAGGCAGAGATTCACCACGTCCGGCGTCGGGGTGATGATCGCCGCCGCCACGAAGATGATGACCACCGCCCAGCGGAAGTGCCGCATCAGGAATCCCGGCGTGACCAGCCCGAGCATTGACAGCATCACGATCACGATCGGCAACTCGAACATCAGCCCGAGACCCAGAATCACCGTCAGCAGAAAGCGAAAGTAGCGCTCGATGGTGATCATCGGCTGGAACTGCTCGCCGATGCCGAGCAAAAACTCCACCGCGAAGGGAAAGGCAATGTAGTAGGCGAAGGCGCCGCCGGCGACGAAGAACAGGGTGCCGAAGACGATGAACGGCAGGGCGTAGCGCCGCTCGCGCTTGTACAGCCCCGGGGCGATAAAGCGCCAGGCCTGGTACATCAAGAAAGGCGAGACGAGAAAAAGCGACGCCAACAGCGCCACCTTGACGTACAGCAGGAAGGGATCCGAGATGCCCAGAAAGGTCAGCCGGGTGCCCTCCGGCAACAACCGCTCGACGGGCTTCGCCAGGAAGGCGAAGATGTGGTCGACGAAAGACCAGCAGGCGAGAAAGCCAACGAACAGTGCCGCTAGCGAGTAGACCAGTCGGCGACGCAGCTCCTCCAGGTGATCCAGAAGCCCCATTTGCTCCAGAACCTCGTCGTCGGCCGGCGGCAGGGCGCTCGAATCCCGCGCGGTGCTCAGCGGCTAGTCCTTTGCCGCTTCGGAGGCGGGCGAGGTTTCAGAAGCGGGCTTCGGAGGCGTCGCGCCGGCGGCAGGCTCGGTGCGCTTCTCAACCTCGTCGCGGCGGGCTACCTGCCGACGCGCCATCTCGGCCTGGGCGGAAGGCGCTTGGATCGACGGCACTTCGCCACCGGCGGTCGGTTGGAGGGCAGGAGGGGAGTTCTTCTCCGCCTCCTTCTCCTCTTCGAGGGCGATTTCCGTATTCAGGGTGCGCCGCAGGTCGTTGCTGGCGCGCCGGAACTCCCCCATCGCCTTGCCCAGGGTGCGGCCCGCCTGGGGCAACCGCTTCGGACCGAAGATCAGCAGAGCCAACGCCAGGATGAACAGCGCTTCGGGAATGCCCAACGAACCGAACACCGATACCTCCACCGCCAAGAAAGAAAATATCCGCCCCCACCGGGGGTCGGCGCGAGTCTTGAAATGCTACACTGTTTCGCATGAAAAGACCCTGGAAACAAGCCGCCATCTTCCTGTTTTTGCTCGCTCTGATCGGTGGGGGTCTGTTCGGCGATCGGGTACTCGCGCTGACCGATGAAGCTCGGGACACCCTCCGCGTCTACACCGATTTGGTCACCGTCGCCCACCAGCGGTACGGCGGAGAAGTGAGCTATCGCGACCTGGTGTATGCCTCGATCCAGGGCATGCTCCGAGAACTCGACCCCCACACCAGCTTTCTGCCGCCCAAGGCCTACACCGGCATGCGCGAGCGGCAGCAGTCGAGCTTCTACGGACTCGGCATCCTAGTCGGAGTCCGCAACGGCCAGTTGACGGTGATCAGCCCGATCGAGGGCACGCCGGCCTCGCGCCTCGGCATGCGCGCCGGCGACATCATCGACACCATCGAGGGGGAACCCACCGAGCAGATGTCCCTCGACGAGGCGGTGGATCGCTTGAAAGGCCCCAAGGACACCGAGGTGAACATCACCATCGTGCGCCGCGGCCTGGACGAGCCGCTGCAGCTCGCCGTTACCCGCGCTGAGATCCCACAGACCACCGTCCGCCTGGCCTACATGCTCGACGAGCGAACCGGCTACATGCAGATCTCGGACTTCGGGCGGGGCACCGGCCACGAGGTTTCGGAAGCCCTCGACAAGCTGCGCGACGAAGGCATGGAGCGCCTGCTGGTCGATCTGCGCAACAACGGCGGCGGCCTCCTCGACCAGGCCATCGAAGTAGCGGATCAATTCTTGGGCGAAGGCTCGCAGATCGTCGAAACCCGCGGCCGCACCCGCGACTCCTTCCAGTCCTTCCGCGCCTCGGACAAGTATCCGGACCTCGAACTGCCGGTGATCATGCTGGTCAACCGGGGCACCGCCTCGGCGGCGGAGATCCTTTCAGGCGCCGTTCAGGACCACGATGTGGGTCTGGTGGTGGGCACGCCCACCTGGGGCAAGGGTCTAGTGCAAACGGTCTACAGCCTGTCCTACGGGGCCGGTCTGGCGCTGACCACCGCCAAGTACTACACCCCCTCCGGACGGCTGATCCAGCGCGACTACTCCTCGTTCTTCGACTACTACAACTACGATCCGCTAGCCGAGGATCCGCGCGATGCGGTGCGCGACGACCTCGATCCGTCGGAGATCTTCACCACCGACCTGGGCCGCGAGGTCTACGGCGGCGGCGGCATCACGCCGGACGTGATCGTCGAACCGAACGAGTTCACGCCCTTCCAGCAGTATCTCTTCGCCCGCAGCGCCTACTTCGGCTTCGCAGTGGACTACGCCAGCAAGCTGTCGAAGGAGTCGATCGCTTCCTGGCAGCCGCCGCCGGAGCTGATCGCCGAATTCGAAAGCTGGTTGATCGAAGAGGACATTGCCACCCGGCAGAAGCTCGACGAGGAACTGGCCACGGACGACGTCCGCGCCCTGGCGGTGCGGCAGATCCACGGTGAAATCCTCAACTCGGCCCTCGGCCAGGAAGCCCGGCACCGGGTGGTGGCCCAAGGCGACGAGCAGATCTTGAAAGCCCTCCAGATGTTCGACCAGGCTGGCGACCTACTGGCCCGCCGCCTGAAGCTCGACCAGGCGGACGGCGAACCCCGGCAGACGGCGCAGCTTGAAGAGGCGGGGGCGCCCCAGGGTTAGGGACTGTAGAGGGAGCCTAGCGCACGCTACTGGAGACCCTTGACCGAGAGCGGCTCGAGGCCGCCTGAACACCCTCCATAGATCCGCAAACCAAAAACGCCCGCTCCTCGGAGCGGGCGTTTTCTATTGCGGCCGGGATTTCGGCCGCGCGATCGTGCTCGGAACCTACGGGTTGGCGATGGTGAAGTTCCGCTCGCCGATCAGGGTGACCGCGCCCAGCTCGTCGCGTACCAGCACCTGCAACTGGTGCCCACCGTTATCGATGCCGATGGTGTTGAGCAGGAAAGACCAGCCCGGGAAGTCGCTGTCCGGGTAGCCCGGGAAGAGCGACGACACGCTCGGCCGTGGCAGGCCGCGGACGGCGCTACCGACGACGGTACCGTCCACGGCGACCTGCACGTCGGCCACGCCCTCCCAGTCGAGGGCCCAGCCGGTGAACTCGACGGTGTTGTCGAACAGCAGGCCGTTCATCGGCAGGTCGATATTGCCGAAGGCGCCCTCGTTGCCTACCCGATCGTCGCACAGGAAGGTCACCGGCAGTTCGGCGATCTCGGCCACCTGGCCGCTCACGTCACCCACCCGCACGGACAGCACGTGGAATCCCTCCACGTACTGCAGTTCTTCGATCAGGAAGCCGAGGTCGAGGACGAAGCGGAAACCACTGTGGGGTGCGTCGCGGATATTCGGGTACAGCCGCTCGACGTCCAACCGGCGCAGACCGTAGCAGTTGGTCAGGCCACCGGTTTCCGTCCGGAAGCGGCAATCCACCCGGCTGTTGGCGTAGCGCGAGCCATCGATCAACAGCTCAACATAGCCGACCCCGGTGTCCCCCAGCTCGATACCCACGTCCAGCGCGTGGCCGGAAATCACCGAATAGCGCCGCTGCGGATCGTCCAAATTACAGTTACCGAACAGCTCGACGTTCGGCTGCGGATAGTTGATCGAGCCGAAGGGCACCAGATTGTGCGTCGAGTTGTTGAAATCGAACACCCGCGGGTTCAGGAAGGTGCGCTGGCCCGTGGCGCTGATCGCCAGCGGCGTCACCGTGTGCAGGCCGTTGGTGTAGCGGGTGGTGTCGAGCTGGTAGGAAAAGCCCGCCGCCGCGGAATCCGGGAACCCCGGAAAGGCCGCCTCGACCCCCGGCCGATTGCGCTGGTAGATGGCGCGGCCGTCGATCCGGCCATCGACGTAAATATCGACAGCGGCGATGCCGTCGTCATCCAGCGCCCAGCCGAACAATCCGATCACCCCGGCGGCGCCGTTGCCGCCGTCGACCCGGCCGCCGAAGGAGCCGAACGGCTGGCCCTGGGCCAGTGCCGGGCTCATCGCCAGCAGCAAGCATGCGATCCATCCCAGAATTAAGATCTTGCGCTTCATGGCTCGTTTCCTCCAGACCAGCGACAAAACAGTGCTCTGGCCGTTTGCGCCGCATTCATCGACGGGGATCTAAACTTTGAGTCCCGGCGAGCGGCAGACATCATGAGATCAGCTAGCGATGAGTTCACCTAACTTAAAGTAAAGCCTCAACTTTTCGCGCGATTCTACCCATTACTACTGACTGTCGTCAATTTCATGAAGGGGCACCGCGTAGCGCCAGCCGGGAAGAACGATCGACCGCCTGGCAATAGCGAACCACCAGACCGGGCAGCGCAGCGAGGTCGTAGCCCCCTTCCAGCACCGTCAACAGACGCCCCTCGCAGACCTCGTCCGCCAGATCACTCAGGGAGCTTCCCCAGCGGGCGATCTCCTCGCCGCTCACCCGCATCCCGCCCAGCGGGTCACCGCGCCAAGCGTCGAAGCCTGCCGAGATCAGCAGCGCCTGAGGCCTGAAGGCGGCGAGCGCCGGCACCACTCTGCGATCGATTGCGGCACCGTACTCGATATCGCCGACGCCGGCCGGCAGCGGCACATTGAGGGTCGCCTTCACCCCATCTCCGCGGCCCGTTTCGTCCTCCGCGCCGGTCCCCGGATAGAACGGGAACTGATGCACGCTGGCGAAGAACACGTCGCCGCGCTCCTCGAAAAGGTGCTGCGTGCCGTTGCCGTGATGCACATCGAAATCGAAGATCGCCACTCGGTCGAGACTGTGGTGACGCACCAAATGCTCCGCCGCCACGGCGACGTTGTTGAAGTAGCAAAAGCCCATCGCCATCGCCCGCTCAGCGTGATGCCCCGGTGGCCGCACCGCGGCCAGCGCCCGGCGATCCTCGGCGCCCCCCCCTAGCGCAATCCGATCGGCCGCCGCCAGAGTGGCTTCCACCGCCCCCCAGGCGGCGTCGAGGGTGCCGGCGACGAGGGGGTTGTCGGCCGAATCGATCAGCGCGTCGCCGCGCGCCACGGCACGCTCGAAGCGCTCCACGTACTCCGCGTCGTGGACCCAGCGAAGGGCTTCCGCCGGCGCCTCCGAAGGCGGTGTCCGAACCACCTCGAAATCCGCTTCCTCGAGCGCTAGGAGAACCGACCGCAGGCGCTCCGGCACCTCCGGGCAACCGGCTGGCGGATGATGTCCGAGGCATCGTTCGTCGGTGAACACGCGCATCGCGCCATGATACCTCCGAACATTCGACAAAAGCTATCTTTCTTGCCGCGCCGAAGAGACTTCCCTAGCAGGCCAAGCGATGCCTACCGGATCGCCTCTGAAAGGCGAGGCGCAGCATGTGGCGCACGCCTTCCGGCAGTTCTTCGAAAGGAGTGCAGGCGGCCGCATCGCTTGGTCTTAGTTCCTCGTTCCGACGGGCTTCGAGTTGGCGTCGGCAGCGCCACAGCAGCGAATCGACGCTCGACGAAGCGACCTTGCCGCCGGAAGCCGCCGCCACCTCCCGGCTGGTCCAGCCGCCGGCCAGCACCAGGGTCACGATCCAGGCGGTCCGGCGACGGTCCAGGCGCCCTTGCTCTGCCAGCCAGCGGCAGCCCGAGAGCAACTGAGACCGGGATTCGCGTTCGAGCAGAAGGTCCTCCGGGGTGGGTCCCGGATCGGTGTACTGCCAGGCCGGCATGCGCTCCCGCCGCCAGTCGCCACCGCGCTTGAGGGCGCGATCGGCCCGCAAGCGGGAAATCATCGTCGTGCGTACCACCCGCTTCAGATACAGCACCACCTGCCCTCGAGCCATGCCCTCGAAAGCGAAAAGGCCGCGCTCGAAGATTCGGCAGTAGACTTCCTGCAGGAGATCCTCCGGCACGAGGTCCCCGGGGCCGAGGCGAAAACGCCGCAGCGCGCCGGCTACCAACCGCTCGATCAAAGCGCCGAAACGCTCGACGAAAGCGTCCTCCCCGGCCTCCCAGGTCCAGTCCTCCTCGGTACCGCGCTCTCCAGGCCGGCCTGTCCGGCCGTCTGCTGCCCTCGATCCACCTTCGCGAACCGCAACGGACGCACCGCGATCCACATCCAACGCTATGGAAGGAATCATTTTCCCTCTCCTCAGGCTAGGGAGAGAGGGGAACGCTGTAGGGGAAGCCGCGCCGGGAACCCGGCTCGACAAGGCCCGCGCAGCATAGCACGGAAAAACCACGCTCCAGGAACGGTACAATCCGCCTTCCATGCTGCACCGCCCTTGCACCCTCGCTCGCCTTTCGCTTCTCGTCCTGACCCTGACGTGGGTCGCCGGCTGCGGAGGCCCGTCGGAATCCACCGCCGAGACCACGCCCCGCCACACCCTGCGCGGCGCGGCGGCAGGCTGGAACGTCGTTCTGGTGTCAGTGGATACGCTGCGCGCCGATCGCCTCGGCAGTTGGGGATACGAGGGGCGGCGCGACAACAGCCCGCGGATCGACGAGCTGGTCGCCGGCGGTGTCCAGTTCGAGCGCGCCCAGGCACCCCGAGCCTTGACCTGGCCGTCGATGGCGTCGGTGCTCACCGGCCTCTACCCGAGCGGCCACGGGTTGATCGAGAACGGCTACGCCTTGCCGGACAACCTCCCCACCCTGCCCTTGCGCCTAGCGGAGGCCGGCTATCAAACCGGTGCTTTCCTGAGCAATATGTGCAAGGCCAACCACCGGGGTTGGGATGCCTTCCAATGCACCGGCGGGCAAGACGCCAAGGCGGTCCAGAGCGCCGGCGATTGGCTGGCCGGCCGCGCGGCGGAGACGCCTTTCTTTCTGTGGGTCCACCTCTTCGGAGCGCACGGCCCGTACTACAACGGCGGTGACCTCGCTGCCCGCCAGCTCGACCCGGGATACGAAGGCATCCTCGGCCCGAAGAAGTGGCGCCTGAACCGGGTGATGACCCAGCCGATTGCTCTCGCACCGCGCGACCTGATCCATCTCGACGCCCTCTATGACGCCTCGGTGATGGGGACGGACCGCTTCGTGGCGCGGCTGCTCGACCAGATTCGCCAGCATCCGCGGACGCTGATCGTGTTCCTGTCCGACCACGGCGAGGAACTCTACGAGCACAACGGCTACCTCTACCACGCCTGCTCGGTGTACGAGACCACCCTGCATGTCCCCCTCGCCTTTACCGCCGACGGACTGCTGCCGACAGGTGCCTCGGTGCCGCAGGATGTGGAGTTGATCGATGTCGCCCCGACGCTCCTCGATCTCCTAGGCCTCGAGCCCTTCGAGCGCGTCCACGGGGCCTCGCTGCTGCGCTACCTGGAAAGGCCCGGCGAGGGCGGCAAGGGCAAAGCGGCCTTCTCCGAGTACGGCGACACGCGCATCCACACGGTGGTAGCGGAGGGCTGGAAGCTGGTCGACAACCCGGACCGCCATCAACCGATATGCCTGGCCGGAGCACCGGCCGGCCACTATCCCCTGGAGGCGGTGGAACTCTACGACCTGCGGACCGACCCGGGCGAAACCACCAACCTGGCCGGCGAGAACCCGCAGAAGGTCAGAGAACTCCAGCGGCTGATCGCGCGGCGCTTCGCGGGCATCTCGGACAGAACCGAGAAGCAGGAGATCCCGGACGATCTGAGGGAAGAGTTAGAGAGCCTCGGATACCTGACCAATTGATCCGGACACGCGGCATCGACCGCCGTTTCGGCGGGTCGACGACTTGATGGGATGGGGATGAAGAAAACCGGGCTCAACAGGAGAGCCCGGCCTGCTGCCGCGTCAACGAACTAGCGCAGCTTTTCCTCGACGAATTCGACGTGCTTGCGCACCTTGGGGTCGTACTTCTTCAAGCGGAGTTTCTCCGTCGAGAGACGCTTGTTCTTCGTCGTGGTGTAGAAATATCCGGTTCCGGCAGACGAAACCAGCTTGATCTTGTCGCGCATGATGTCCTCCTTCGGCGCCCTTCGTCCGGCGGTCGCCGATCTCTACGTTAGAGACCGACGCCAACGTGGCAACCGCCCGGCACGATGGAAAAACCTTCCGTGCGGGCGGCCGATGGGCGCATCATGTTTGCTCTCGATGGCGGGGCCGACGGGACTCGAACCCGCGACCTCCGGCGTGACAGGCCGGCATTCTAACCAACTGAACTACGACCCCATTGTTCGAGATGGACTCGCGGTCGCTCTCTCTACCTCATCATCCTCTACCCCCGATCCGGGCGGGTTTTGGTGGGAGGTGAGGGACTCGAACCCGCGACCCCCTGCGTGTAAAGCAGGTGCTCTAGCCAGCTGAGCTAACCTCCCAGCGGCGCAAGGTTCGCCATGGTACAGAAGACAGAACGCCAAAGTCAACGCCCGGCATTCCCCTTCGTCGGAAGCCGCGGAGCCATCCGGCCGGCATCGCCCCGCTCCGGCCAAGAGCCGCCTTGAGAACGTGCGATACTTCCATTCCGCCATCCGCACCGAGGGCCGTTGGCGGGCAGATTGGACCCCACTTTCTGCACCGATCGCGAACTTCCGGGCCGCGGCTAACCGTCCGTCGCCGCGGCCGTGATCACTCATCTCATTCCTCACGGAGGAGGACGCATGTTCAAGATTCCCGACCTTCCCTACGCCGTTGACGCGCTGGAGCCGCATATCGACGCCAAGACCATGGAGATCCACCACGACCGCCACCACCAGGCCTACTGCAACAAGCTGAACGATGCCCTCGAAGGGCATCCGGATCTGGCCGCCAAGAGTGTCGAACAACTGCTGAAGGACATCGGTAGCCTGCCGGAGTCGGTGCGCGGCGCCGTGCGCAA from Acidobacteriota bacterium includes the following:
- the tatC gene encoding twin-arginine translocase subunit TatC, which codes for MGLLDHLEELRRRLVYSLAALFVGFLACWSFVDHIFAFLAKPVERLLPEGTRLTFLGISDPFLLYVKVALLASLFLVSPFLMYQAWRFIAPGLYKRERRYALPFIVFGTLFFVAGGAFAYYIAFPFAVEFLLGIGEQFQPMITIERYFRFLLTVILGLGLMFELPIVIVMLSMLGLVTPGFLMRHFRWAVVIIFVAAAIITPTPDVVNLCLFALPTIGLYLLGVAAAAIFRRNRAKAEE
- a CDS encoding twin-arginine translocase TatA/TatE family subunit, producing MFGSLGIPEALFILALALLIFGPKRLPQAGRTLGKAMGEFRRASNDLRRTLNTEIALEEEKEAEKNSPPALQPTAGGEVPSIQAPSAQAEMARRQVARRDEVEKRTEPAAGATPPKPASETSPASEAAKD
- a CDS encoding S41 family peptidase, with the translated sequence MKRPWKQAAIFLFLLALIGGGLFGDRVLALTDEARDTLRVYTDLVTVAHQRYGGEVSYRDLVYASIQGMLRELDPHTSFLPPKAYTGMRERQQSSFYGLGILVGVRNGQLTVISPIEGTPASRLGMRAGDIIDTIEGEPTEQMSLDEAVDRLKGPKDTEVNITIVRRGLDEPLQLAVTRAEIPQTTVRLAYMLDERTGYMQISDFGRGTGHEVSEALDKLRDEGMERLLVDLRNNGGGLLDQAIEVADQFLGEGSQIVETRGRTRDSFQSFRASDKYPDLELPVIMLVNRGTASAAEILSGAVQDHDVGLVVGTPTWGKGLVQTVYSLSYGAGLALTTAKYYTPSGRLIQRDYSSFFDYYNYDPLAEDPRDAVRDDLDPSEIFTTDLGREVYGGGGITPDVIVEPNEFTPFQQYLFARSAYFGFAVDYASKLSKESIASWQPPPELIAEFESWLIEEDIATRQKLDEELATDDVRALAVRQIHGEILNSALGQEARHRVVAQGDEQILKALQMFDQAGDLLARRLKLDQADGEPRQTAQLEEAGAPQG
- a CDS encoding histone deacetylase, encoding MRVFTDERCLGHHPPAGCPEVPERLRSVLLALEEADFEVVRTPPSEAPAEALRWVHDAEYVERFERAVARGDALIDSADNPLVAGTLDAAWGAVEATLAAADRIALGGGAEDRRALAAVRPPGHHAERAMAMGFCYFNNVAVAAEHLVRHHSLDRVAIFDFDVHHGNGTQHLFEERGDVFFASVHQFPFYPGTGAEDETGRGDGVKATLNVPLPAGVGDIEYGAAIDRRVVPALAAFRPQALLISAGFDAWRGDPLGGMRVSGEEIARWGSSLSDLADEVCEGRLLTVLEGGYDLAALPGLVVRYCQAVDRSSRLALRGAPS
- a CDS encoding sigma-70 family RNA polymerase sigma factor, giving the protein MIPSIALDVDRGASVAVREGGSRAADGRTGRPGERGTEEDWTWEAGEDAFVERFGALIERLVAGALRRFRLGPGDLVPEDLLQEVYCRIFERGLFAFEGMARGQVVLYLKRVVRTTMISRLRADRALKRGGDWRRERMPAWQYTDPGPTPEDLLLERESRSQLLSGCRWLAEQGRLDRRRTAWIVTLVLAGGWTSREVAAASGGKVASSSVDSLLWRCRRQLEARRNEELRPSDAAACTPFEELPEGVRHMLRLAFQRRSGRHRLAC
- a CDS encoding sulfatase, whose amino-acid sequence is MLHRPCTLARLSLLVLTLTWVAGCGGPSESTAETTPRHTLRGAAAGWNVVLVSVDTLRADRLGSWGYEGRRDNSPRIDELVAGGVQFERAQAPRALTWPSMASVLTGLYPSGHGLIENGYALPDNLPTLPLRLAEAGYQTGAFLSNMCKANHRGWDAFQCTGGQDAKAVQSAGDWLAGRAAETPFFLWVHLFGAHGPYYNGGDLAARQLDPGYEGILGPKKWRLNRVMTQPIALAPRDLIHLDALYDASVMGTDRFVARLLDQIRQHPRTLIVFLSDHGEELYEHNGYLYHACSVYETTLHVPLAFTADGLLPTGASVPQDVELIDVAPTLLDLLGLEPFERVHGASLLRYLERPGEGGKGKAAFSEYGDTRIHTVVAEGWKLVDNPDRHQPICLAGAPAGHYPLEAVELYDLRTDPGETTNLAGENPQKVRELQRLIARRFAGISDRTEKQEIPDDLREELESLGYLTN
- the rpmG gene encoding 50S ribosomal protein L33, producing MRDKIKLVSSAGTGYFYTTTKNKRLSTEKLRLKKYDPKVRKHVEFVEEKLR